From the Blattabacterium cuenoti genome, one window contains:
- a CDS encoding SufB/SufD family protein: MHLKNKINFFISKISSSIKKEKSYISYLQKKHINFFKKKGLNINYISNKDKLIGNTKDINSIFNEENYTIINNDSKYAKKIKYDKIKKFFIEKKKNAFLLLFIDGKYNTTFFEEKNRYPIILSNIISQKEEKIKKYYGKLSYSYDIFYSLNTIFSKDGGYINIPDNIILKNPIEILHIITKNVKSRVMLNIRSLIVVGKNSDVQIIEHYKCMGKNSVFINSVNEIYSLDKSKIKYYKIQDCLKKTSIIDNTFLKQKKDSKCTVYTFSYKGNIIKNNLNFYSCGERSYSYLYGISLLSEEQYLNQCTLINHLFSNSYSYQLYKSILSEKSSVFFNGKIIVKKFISGVNAFQKSNNILLSNSSRAYANPQLKIFSKNVKCSHGCTIGNIKEYELFYLRSRGISEKESKKMILLSFLKKLLSTIDNIELRTFFNKKVNKKIEKLL, from the coding sequence ATGCATTTAAAAAATAAAATAAATTTTTTTATATCAAAAATTAGTTCTTCTATAAAAAAAGAAAAATCATATATATCATACTTACAAAAAAAACATATTAATTTTTTTAAAAAAAAAGGATTAAATATTAATTACATTTCAAATAAAGATAAATTAATTGGTAATACAAAAGATATTAATTCAATTTTTAATGAAGAAAATTACACTATTATTAATAATGATAGTAAATATGCTAAAAAGATAAAATATGATAAAATAAAAAAATTTTTTATTGAAAAAAAGAAAAATGCTTTTTTACTTTTATTTATAGATGGAAAATACAATACTACATTTTTTGAGGAAAAAAATAGATATCCAATTATATTATCAAATATAATATCACAAAAAGAGGAAAAAATAAAAAAATATTATGGAAAATTATCATATTCATATGATATATTTTATAGTTTAAATACTATTTTTTCAAAAGACGGTGGTTACATAAATATACCAGATAATATTATTTTAAAAAATCCTATAGAAATATTACATATTATTACTAAAAATGTTAAGTCTAGAGTAATGTTAAATATTAGGAGCTTAATTGTAGTTGGAAAAAATTCTGATGTTCAAATTATTGAACATTATAAATGTATGGGTAAAAATTCTGTTTTTATTAATTCCGTAAACGAAATATATTCTTTAGATAAAAGTAAAATTAAGTATTATAAAATACAAGATTGTTTAAAAAAAACTTCAATTATAGACAATACATTTCTAAAACAAAAAAAAGATAGTAAATGTACTGTTTATACTTTTTCTTATAAAGGAAATATTATAAAAAATAATTTAAATTTTTATTCTTGTGGAGAAAGATCTTATTCTTATTTATATGGAATATCTCTATTGTCAGAAGAACAATATTTAAATCAATGTACATTAATTAATCATTTATTTTCAAATTCATATAGTTATCAATTGTATAAGAGTATTTTATCGGAAAAATCAAGTGTTTTTTTTAATGGAAAAATAATTGTTAAAAAATTTATTAGTGGAGTAAATGCATTTCAAAAAAGTAATAATATCTTATTATCAAATTCTTCTAGAGCGTATGCTAATCCACAATTAAAAATTTTTTCTAAAAATGTAAAATGTTCTCATGGATGTACGATAGGTAATATTAAAGAATATGAATTATTCTACTTAAGATCAAGAGGAATTTCGGAAAAAGAAAGTAAGAAAATGATACTGTTATCTTTTTTAAAAAAATTACTATCTACTATAGATAATATTGAATTAAGGACTTTTTTTAATAAAAAGGTAAATAAAAAAATAGAAAAACTTTTATAA
- the sufC gene encoding Fe-S cluster assembly ATPase SufC gives MLLKIKNLHASINGKKVLKGINLEIKLGEIHVIMGPNASGKSTLASIIAGREEYEINEGNINFFNENLINISPEKRAHLGIFLSFQNPTEIPGVTIINFIKTAINSIRENRNMNKMTAKDILEKANNISFLLNLKKDFIYRSLNHGFSGGEKKKNEIFQMMMLKPILSILDEVDSGLDVDALRIISKGINNFKNKKNSILIITHYKRLLDYIISDYIIHILYDGKIIKSGNKDLAEKLEKEGYDWIKEMK, from the coding sequence ATGTTATTGAAAATAAAAAATTTACATGCTTCTATAAATGGGAAAAAAGTTTTGAAAGGAATTAATTTGGAAATTAAATTAGGAGAAATTCATGTAATAATGGGTCCTAATGCTTCTGGAAAAAGTACATTAGCATCCATAATAGCTGGAAGAGAAGAATATGAAATAAACGAAGGAAATATAAATTTTTTTAATGAAAATTTGATAAATATTTCTCCAGAAAAACGTGCACATTTAGGGATATTTTTATCTTTTCAAAATCCAACAGAAATACCAGGAGTTACTATAATAAATTTTATTAAAACAGCTATAAATTCAATTCGTGAAAATAGAAATATGAACAAAATGACTGCTAAAGATATTCTTGAAAAAGCAAATAATATTTCTTTTTTATTAAATCTTAAAAAAGATTTTATTTATAGATCTTTAAATCACGGATTTTCCGGAGGAGAGAAAAAAAAAAATGAAATTTTTCAAATGATGATGTTAAAACCCATTTTATCTATATTAGATGAGGTAGATTCAGGATTAGATGTAGATGCTTTACGTATAATTTCTAAAGGAATTAACAACTTTAAAAACAAAAAAAATTCTATTTTAATTATAACTCATTATAAAAGATTATTAGATTACATTATATCTGATTATATAATACATATTTTATATGATGGAAAAATAATTAAATCTGGAAATAAAGATTTAGCAGAAAAATTGGAAAAAGAGGGTTATGATTGGATAAAAGAAATGAAATAA
- the sufB gene encoding Fe-S cluster assembly protein SufB, with the protein MKKTNNKKILEKFISSEYKYGFTTKLESDKIPAGLDEKVIRQITEKKNEPKWMLEWRLESYKIWKEMKPPKWANIKYKIPIFKEISYYSSPKKKINLNKLESSDFELINTFKKLGVSIKEEEILSETATDIVLDSTSLITTFQKKLEEKGIIFCSMNDALIKYPDIIRKYLGSVVPKTDNFYAALNSAVFSDGSFCYIPKGVRCPMELSTYFRINESGIGQFERTLIIADEYSYVSYLEGCTAPQRKENQLHAAVVELIALENSEIKYSTVQNWFPGSKTGVGGVFNFVTKRGICYKKAKVSWIQVETGSAITWKYPSCILKGNESIGEFYSLSLTKDYQQADTGTKMIHIGEKTKSIVISKGISSGKSQNSYRGLVKIIPTAKNSRNFSQCDSLLIGNNCGAHTFPHIYVCNSTAKVEHEATTSKIGENQIFYCNQRGIDIEKSISLIVNGFSIEILKKLPMEFAVEAQKLLEISLEGSVG; encoded by the coding sequence ATGAAAAAAACAAATAATAAAAAAATATTAGAAAAATTTATAAGTTCTGAATATAAATATGGGTTTACAACAAAATTAGAATCAGATAAAATACCAGCTGGATTAGATGAAAAAGTAATTAGACAAATAACGGAAAAAAAAAATGAACCAAAATGGATGTTAGAATGGAGATTGGAATCATATAAAATATGGAAAGAAATGAAACCTCCAAAATGGGCAAATATAAAATATAAAATACCAATATTTAAAGAAATAAGTTATTATTCTTCACCCAAAAAAAAAATAAATTTAAATAAATTAGAATCTTCAGATTTTGAATTGATAAATACTTTTAAAAAACTTGGAGTTTCAATAAAAGAAGAAGAAATTTTATCAGAAACTGCTACAGATATAGTATTAGATTCTACATCATTAATTACTACATTTCAAAAAAAGTTAGAAGAAAAAGGGATCATATTCTGTTCTATGAATGATGCTTTAATAAAATATCCAGATATTATAAGAAAATATCTAGGGTCAGTAGTTCCTAAAACAGATAATTTTTATGCAGCTTTAAATTCTGCTGTTTTTTCTGATGGATCTTTTTGTTATATTCCAAAAGGAGTCAGATGTCCTATGGAATTATCTACATATTTTAGAATTAATGAAAGTGGAATTGGTCAGTTTGAAAGAACTTTGATAATTGCAGATGAATATTCTTATGTTAGTTATTTAGAAGGATGTACGGCTCCACAAAGAAAAGAAAATCAATTACATGCAGCTGTAGTAGAACTAATAGCATTGGAAAATTCTGAAATTAAATATTCTACTGTTCAAAATTGGTTTCCGGGAAGTAAAACAGGAGTAGGTGGCGTTTTTAATTTTGTTACTAAACGAGGTATTTGTTATAAAAAAGCAAAAGTATCTTGGATACAAGTTGAAACAGGATCAGCAATAACATGGAAATATCCATCTTGTATTTTAAAGGGAAATGAATCTATTGGAGAATTTTATTCATTATCCTTAACTAAAGATTACCAACAAGCAGATACAGGAACTAAAATGATACATATAGGAGAAAAAACAAAAAGTATTGTTATATCAAAAGGAATATCTTCTGGAAAATCTCAAAATAGTTACAGAGGTTTAGTTAAAATTATTCCTACAGCAAAAAATTCAAGAAATTTTTCTCAATGTGATTCTTTATTAATTGGAAATAATTGTGGAGCTCATACATTTCCACATATATACGTATGTAATTCTACTGCTAAAGTAGAACATGAGGCTACAACATCAAAAATTGGTGAAAATCAAATTTTTTATTGTAATCAAAGAGGTATTGATATTGAAAAATCTATTTCATTAATTGTTAATGGATTTAGTATTGAAATATTAAAAAAACTTCCAATGGAATTTGCCGTAGAAGCTCAAAAACTTTTGGAAATTTCATTAGAAGGATCTGTTGGATAA